A stretch of the uncultured Trichococcus sp. genome encodes the following:
- the manA gene encoding mannose-6-phosphate isomerase, class I codes for MQEPLFIQPVLQEKIWGGTKLRDIYGYDIPSDRTGECWAISAHPDGTGAVENGTYAGTRLDVLYAEHPELFENPTSPVFPLLTKIIDAAEALSVQVHPDDAYGLKHEGELGKTECWYIIDADDDAEIIYGHNAQTKEQFSEMVSAGDWEGLLRHVKVKKGDFFFVPSGTIHAIGGGITILETQQSSNTTYRVYDFDRKDDQGNTRDLHIQQSIAVSMIPHKDPADHFETTAVDGNTITTFIESDYFTVYKWDIVSEMAFQKTAPYTLGSVIEGSGSLTVDGKAYPLHKGDHFILPATVSAWTLSGNMELIASNPGPKNS; via the coding sequence ATGCAAGAGCCATTGTTCATCCAACCTGTCCTGCAAGAAAAAATCTGGGGCGGCACCAAGCTGCGCGACATCTACGGATACGACATCCCCAGCGACCGTACCGGGGAATGCTGGGCCATCAGCGCCCATCCCGACGGCACCGGCGCGGTGGAAAACGGCACCTACGCCGGCACCCGACTGGATGTCCTTTATGCGGAGCATCCGGAGCTGTTCGAAAATCCGACTTCGCCCGTCTTCCCGTTGCTGACCAAAATCATCGATGCCGCCGAAGCCCTGTCCGTCCAAGTGCATCCGGATGATGCCTATGGACTGAAACATGAAGGCGAGCTCGGGAAAACCGAATGCTGGTACATCATCGATGCCGATGACGATGCCGAAATCATCTACGGACACAATGCCCAAACAAAAGAACAGTTCTCCGAAATGGTCTCCGCAGGCGACTGGGAGGGGCTGTTGCGCCACGTCAAAGTGAAGAAAGGCGACTTCTTCTTCGTTCCGAGCGGCACCATCCATGCCATCGGCGGCGGCATCACGATTCTGGAGACGCAACAGAGCAGCAACACGACGTACCGCGTCTACGACTTCGACCGCAAGGATGATCAAGGCAACACGCGCGACCTGCACATCCAGCAATCGATCGCTGTGTCGATGATCCCGCACAAGGATCCTGCGGACCATTTCGAAACAACTGCAGTCGACGGCAATACCATCACTACTTTCATCGAAAGCGACTATTTCACTGTCTACAAGTGGGACATCGTTTCGGAAATGGCCTTCCAGAAGACGGCTCCCTACACCTTGGGAAGCGTCATCGAAGGCAGCGGCAGCCTGACTGTCGACGGAAAAGCCTATCCGTTGCACAAGGGCGACCATTTTATCCTGCCTGCGACCGTTTCAGCCTGGACACTTTCCGGCAACATGGAACTGATCGCCTCGAATCCAGGACCAAAAAACAGCTAA
- a CDS encoding DUF624 domain-containing protein, which translates to MLGKAMETLFIRVWVMMKLNLFFWLFSAAGGVFLGMGPALKVISELFVAHGFEYKEITLKEGWQLFKHHFQRGNVLFLGFATIAVFLAYNLYLSLQVQGLLFLMIDFILVFALLYLFSTFMYVLIFDANYDISLGHLVRLGFTSNFSSFITFLKMIIGSGMILGFTWKYKGLILFGTVALLFIWNYLATKYWRTEIEGRLE; encoded by the coding sequence ATGTTAGGGAAAGCAATGGAAACGCTTTTTATCCGCGTTTGGGTGATGATGAAACTCAATCTTTTTTTCTGGCTGTTCAGTGCAGCTGGCGGCGTATTTTTGGGGATGGGTCCCGCGCTGAAAGTGATCAGCGAATTGTTCGTTGCTCATGGGTTCGAGTATAAAGAGATCACCTTGAAGGAGGGATGGCAGCTTTTCAAACACCATTTTCAACGAGGGAATGTCTTGTTTTTGGGCTTTGCGACGATCGCTGTCTTTTTGGCTTATAATTTGTATTTATCACTGCAAGTCCAAGGTTTGTTGTTTTTGATGATCGACTTCATTTTGGTGTTCGCGTTGCTGTATCTATTTTCTACGTTCATGTATGTTTTGATCTTTGATGCCAACTATGACATTTCGCTCGGTCATTTAGTGCGGCTGGGCTTCACTTCCAATTTTTCCAGTTTCATCACATTCCTGAAGATGATCATCGGCAGCGGCATGATTTTGGGATTCACTTGGAAATATAAAGGTTTGATCTTGTTCGGCACAGTGGCGCTGCTGTTCATTTGGAATTACTTGGCCACAAAATATTGGCGAACGGAAATCGAAGGAAGGCTGGAATGA
- a CDS encoding ROK family protein, whose amino-acid sequence MAIAAFDIGGTSVKYGLWNGKELGRKGSFPTPKTWDEMKAGFNRVFEEFAADEEVTGAGFSFPGSVDMEKGAIFGLSAVPYIHRFPIRDELERELGVPVKMENDANSAALAELWRGAATEVKNALFVVVGTGVGGAVIVNRQIVRGMNLFGGEFGCMLLDDSTPLSMVGTPFQAANRYTEKSGETIDGKELFDRAERGDELAQHEVAVFQNALAQGIHNLLVCFNPELLVVGGAISVREDFLEQLTDKVNGLLQKTGSTDVEARIVPCTFHNDANLIGAVSKFELEP is encoded by the coding sequence ATGGCAATTGCGGCATTTGATATCGGCGGTACATCGGTAAAATATGGTTTATGGAACGGCAAGGAGTTGGGTCGGAAAGGCTCATTCCCTACCCCGAAAACGTGGGATGAAATGAAAGCGGGGTTCAACCGCGTTTTTGAGGAATTTGCTGCTGACGAAGAAGTGACCGGAGCGGGATTCAGCTTCCCTGGTTCGGTGGATATGGAAAAAGGTGCGATATTTGGTCTCAGCGCTGTACCGTATATCCATCGCTTCCCCATCCGGGATGAACTCGAAAGGGAACTGGGAGTCCCTGTCAAAATGGAGAACGACGCCAACAGTGCGGCATTGGCGGAACTGTGGCGCGGCGCGGCGACTGAGGTAAAAAATGCTCTGTTTGTGGTTGTGGGCACGGGCGTCGGCGGCGCCGTCATAGTGAACCGTCAAATAGTCCGAGGGATGAATTTGTTCGGTGGCGAATTCGGGTGTATGTTGCTGGATGACAGTACGCCATTGAGCATGGTAGGGACCCCTTTCCAAGCGGCCAACCGCTACACAGAGAAGTCCGGTGAAACAATCGACGGGAAAGAGCTGTTCGATCGTGCCGAGCGCGGCGATGAACTGGCTCAGCATGAAGTAGCGGTTTTTCAGAATGCTTTGGCGCAGGGAATCCACAATCTGTTGGTATGCTTCAATCCCGAATTACTTGTTGTCGGGGGAGCTATTTCCGTGCGGGAAGATTTTTTGGAACAGCTGACGGACAAAGTGAATGGACTGCTCCAAAAAACGGGATCCACTGATGTCGAAGCTCGGATCGTGCCGTGTACTTTCCATAATGATGCGAATCTCATCGGTGCGGTTTCAAAGTTTGAGTTGGAACCTTAA
- a CDS encoding response regulator transcription factor, with the protein MPVYKVLLVDDEYMIPMGLKKLVDWKSLGFEVVAAAESANEALSIMEEQRIDLVITDVTMPEINGLEFIEAAQKQQFEFEFMILSGYQEFSYLKSGLQLGAVNYLMKPVNKQELLDTLKKVKERLDQQVYQKNQQELHQENLLAQWLNDELDERGEEEVSQLLTSEKIWTVLLVQVERLDGQIVTNWLREHCQCFYFQRNLGDATLLTLLCQSMQEDAFLAFMERQFGSGNWWVSVGEKGIAVEDIPIGYQSVKDSLQLHQFYNYPERIVYAEKMQGQHQLMDFSEFNRLLRDNKLHEAEISLQNLFMQIHRLAIAPENARQIAFLLFMDIRRELLLLEDEEYLSVVDKISNAVHIDELRDLLLQTLREQKEHTSYSENVSRVIQIIQENYQEELTLKDVANQLFLNALYLGQLFKKETKKSFSQYLNHYRIEKAKQLLSRTEDNVNEVALAIGYNNTTYFSKKFKNIVGVSPKDFRKQVSE; encoded by the coding sequence ATGCCTGTGTATAAAGTGCTGTTAGTGGATGATGAGTATATGATTCCCATGGGATTAAAAAAGCTGGTGGACTGGAAATCATTGGGTTTTGAAGTTGTTGCGGCAGCGGAAAGTGCAAATGAGGCCCTCTCGATCATGGAAGAACAACGGATCGATCTGGTCATCACAGACGTTACGATGCCGGAAATCAATGGGCTGGAATTTATAGAAGCCGCACAAAAACAACAATTTGAATTTGAATTTATGATTTTATCCGGTTATCAGGAATTTTCTTATCTGAAGAGCGGCCTGCAGCTGGGTGCGGTCAATTATTTAATGAAGCCGGTCAACAAACAAGAACTGCTTGATACTCTGAAAAAGGTAAAGGAACGCCTCGATCAACAGGTTTATCAAAAAAATCAGCAGGAGCTCCACCAAGAAAATCTGCTTGCCCAATGGCTGAATGATGAATTGGATGAACGCGGTGAAGAAGAAGTTTCGCAATTGTTGACAAGCGAAAAAATATGGACGGTCCTGTTGGTGCAAGTGGAACGCCTCGATGGTCAAATCGTCACAAATTGGCTTCGGGAGCATTGCCAGTGTTTTTATTTTCAGCGGAATCTGGGTGACGCGACGCTTTTGACCTTGCTGTGCCAAAGCATGCAGGAAGATGCGTTTTTGGCTTTTATGGAGCGACAATTCGGCAGTGGCAACTGGTGGGTCAGTGTCGGGGAGAAAGGCATAGCTGTCGAAGATATCCCGATCGGTTATCAGTCGGTCAAAGATAGTCTCCAGCTGCACCAATTCTATAATTATCCGGAGCGGATCGTTTATGCCGAAAAGATGCAAGGGCAGCACCAGCTGATGGATTTTTCTGAATTCAACCGCCTATTGCGGGACAACAAACTTCATGAGGCAGAAATCAGTCTGCAAAACCTTTTTATGCAGATCCACCGCCTTGCGATAGCGCCGGAAAACGCTCGTCAGATTGCATTTTTACTGTTCATGGACATCCGCAGGGAATTGTTGCTTCTGGAGGATGAGGAATATCTGTCGGTGGTCGACAAAATAAGCAATGCCGTCCACATCGATGAGCTCAGAGACTTATTGTTGCAAACCTTGCGGGAACAGAAAGAGCACACTTCCTATAGTGAAAATGTCTCCCGGGTCATTCAAATTATCCAGGAAAACTATCAGGAAGAGCTGACATTGAAGGATGTCGCCAACCAATTATTCTTGAATGCCCTGTATCTAGGGCAACTTTTCAAGAAAGAGACGAAGAAAAGTTTTTCTCAGTACCTGAATCACTATCGGATCGAAAAAGCGAAGCAGCTTCTTTCGCGAACCGAAGACAACGTGAATGAAGTAGCTTTAGCGATCGGTTATAACAACACGACTTATTTTTCAAAAAAATTCAAAAACATTGTTGGGGTATCTCCGAAGGACTTTCGGAAACAAGTAAGCGAATAA
- a CDS encoding GH92 family glycosyl hydrolase, with protein MNIQQLDTRHGTANQSSFSHGNCLPYTGVPFGMNYFAVQTTDQKGSWWFHPEDRTFQGYRLTHQPSPWMGDFSHLLMTPVSGQLPKTSLFDIQSSYRPEESTFSPAELQIEQLRYQIKSTLTPSMYGGVLSVNYAQEQNGLVLTLPGRYQVKQLADDRIACQIINFAGSEDPDFTFHLVLHFEKPLTAAVSEEIGENGSLLLPFGNLSEQTIRFGTSFISEKQAALNLEREQHLSPRDYLSQSVSQWQTYMDRVQVEHTDYEHTKTFYHNLFRMFLFPQTFYEVNEFGENIHYDTFSKKVRPGVLFTNNGFWDTYKTVYPFYSLIAQDKYEEMLEGFLNSYAETGFLPKWLSPDERGLMPGTLIDAVIADAAVKGIRPDLMERFLEAMKKAATVQSENRNYGRQGTTDYLKYGYVPSDYHESVNHTLDYAYSDFCISQVAQSVGAEEDQTYYQKQALNYKNIFDEETGFMRAKDKNGQFRENFLDIRWGRDYAEGSAWQSSFAVYQDFLGLIACYGSKKRFEETLVRLCNQKPRFNVEGYGFEIHEMSEMAALEFGQLAISNQPSFHYPLLFSYIGKPWMAQPLLKQLMTQTFNASPNGYPGDEDNGSMAGWYVFNSLGFYPVTPGSGEYVIGMPLVKRAVLKLSNGNELTIQAGPNLPQHQFVHALKRNEAAHQQLFFKHEDLMDGGTIDFQLGIVPNMQEVSAADLPYSLSK; from the coding sequence ATGAATATTCAGCAACTCGATACACGTCACGGCACTGCTAATCAGTCCAGTTTTTCGCATGGAAATTGTCTGCCCTATACCGGCGTCCCTTTTGGCATGAATTATTTCGCGGTCCAAACGACCGATCAAAAAGGCAGCTGGTGGTTCCACCCGGAAGACCGGACATTCCAAGGCTATCGTTTGACCCATCAGCCAAGCCCTTGGATGGGCGACTTCAGCCATCTTTTGATGACGCCAGTCAGTGGCCAGCTGCCTAAAACCAGTCTGTTCGACATCCAAAGTTCCTATCGCCCTGAGGAGAGCACTTTCTCTCCTGCGGAACTCCAAATCGAACAACTCCGTTACCAAATCAAATCAACCCTGACTCCAAGTATGTATGGTGGCGTCCTCTCCGTTAACTATGCACAAGAACAGAACGGATTGGTGTTGACTTTGCCTGGGCGCTATCAAGTGAAACAATTGGCTGACGACCGCATCGCCTGTCAGATCATCAATTTCGCAGGCAGCGAAGATCCCGATTTCACCTTCCATTTGGTATTGCATTTCGAAAAACCTTTGACTGCTGCCGTTTCGGAAGAAATCGGCGAAAACGGCTCCCTGCTTCTCCCGTTCGGCAACCTATCGGAGCAGACGATCCGCTTCGGCACTTCCTTCATCAGCGAAAAGCAAGCCGCCCTCAATTTGGAGCGGGAGCAACATCTGTCCCCTCGCGATTACTTGTCCCAGAGCGTTTCCCAGTGGCAGACGTACATGGATCGTGTTCAAGTGGAACATACCGATTACGAACATACCAAAACCTTTTACCATAACTTGTTCCGGATGTTCCTTTTCCCGCAAACTTTCTACGAAGTGAATGAGTTTGGCGAAAACATCCATTATGATACTTTTTCCAAAAAAGTAAGACCTGGTGTACTCTTCACCAATAACGGCTTCTGGGATACATACAAAACAGTGTATCCGTTCTATTCGTTGATCGCGCAAGATAAATACGAAGAGATGCTGGAAGGCTTCTTGAACAGTTACGCTGAAACAGGCTTCTTGCCAAAATGGCTTTCGCCTGACGAGCGGGGCTTGATGCCGGGTACTTTGATCGATGCGGTGATTGCTGATGCAGCGGTCAAAGGGATTCGCCCGGACTTGATGGAGCGTTTCTTGGAAGCGATGAAAAAGGCCGCCACCGTCCAAAGCGAGAACCGGAACTACGGCCGCCAAGGAACGACTGATTATCTGAAATACGGCTATGTCCCTAGCGATTACCATGAATCGGTCAATCATACCTTGGATTATGCCTACAGCGATTTCTGCATCAGCCAAGTAGCGCAGTCGGTCGGTGCTGAGGAAGACCAAACCTACTATCAAAAACAGGCATTGAACTACAAAAATATTTTTGATGAAGAAACCGGCTTTATGCGTGCCAAAGACAAAAATGGTCAATTCCGGGAAAATTTCTTGGATATCCGCTGGGGCCGTGACTATGCGGAAGGGAGCGCTTGGCAGAGCAGTTTTGCAGTCTACCAGGATTTCCTTGGCCTGATTGCCTGCTATGGTTCCAAAAAACGTTTTGAAGAAACATTGGTTCGATTATGCAACCAAAAACCTCGTTTCAATGTAGAGGGCTACGGTTTTGAGATTCATGAAATGAGTGAGATGGCTGCCTTGGAATTTGGCCAATTGGCGATTTCAAATCAACCTAGCTTCCATTATCCGCTCCTGTTCAGCTATATCGGGAAACCTTGGATGGCTCAACCTCTGCTGAAGCAATTGATGACCCAAACTTTCAATGCTTCACCTAATGGGTATCCCGGGGACGAAGATAACGGAAGCATGGCGGGATGGTATGTGTTCAATAGCTTAGGCTTTTATCCGGTGACACCTGGCTCTGGAGAATATGTGATCGGGATGCCGCTGGTCAAGAGAGCTGTATTGAAACTATCCAACGGCAACGAACTGACCATCCAAGCCGGCCCGAATCTTCCCCAGCATCAATTTGTCCATGCACTGAAGCGCAATGAAGCAGCCCACCAACAGCTGTTCTTCAAACATGAAGATTTGATGGATGGCGGTACGATCGACTTCCAGTTAGGCATTGTGCCGAACATGCAAGAGGTATCAGCTGCTGACTTGCCTTATTCATTGTCGAAATAA
- a CDS encoding histidine kinase: protein MKRPFKILFATGTLMNRLLRKYAIFMMLLTTLSTGLIGVYSYVQTRNKVDMTLQEAIQSTTRMLNDKRSSSRLILNQLTGSYDRIENVTAYLTKPIGEYFNYIYSRQSDSQDFFLLPDELRTVYANYDDLSAIYLSLSQFPEYLESTLANKPGVIKQGTPTLREDAFYIMLPILQGSANGSLFIGFQESDFEASLENMNSLDGLSVYVVSGTSNLLYAYHDARLDPSKADEQEQVLIQQLQRDSQLPSRALSADYYVDSYRLGGDYRVFVTLDKAAVWKSFAIDMLPLVIGAVLLNAALLGVLFRTFKRYSEQVETVNAAMELAAAGRLDTRIDTQKTEFELRNLSEGINSMLNSIEQYVDDIYKLEIKQQDAHMRALQAQINPHFLYNTLEYIRMYALSKEQDELADVVYAFSTLLRNNISPAKVTTLKEELDFCEKYVYLYQMRYPNRIAYHFTIADELADLTIPKFVIQPIIENYFKHGIDFMRKNNVISIKAYQADESICIEIRDNGKGMNPERLAEITERLKNPRVDLNESIGMQNVNERMRGFYGNKYEMKLLNNDAGGLTVLLLIEKEDACV, encoded by the coding sequence ATGAAGCGGCCATTCAAAATCCTCTTCGCTACAGGCACTCTGATGAACCGTTTGCTGCGTAAATATGCGATATTCATGATGCTTCTGACCACCTTATCGACTGGGCTGATCGGTGTGTATTCCTATGTTCAAACCCGAAACAAAGTGGACATGACACTTCAGGAAGCGATTCAGAGCACGACCCGGATGTTGAATGATAAAAGATCATCCAGCCGCCTCATCCTGAACCAACTGACCGGCAGCTACGATAGGATCGAGAACGTTACGGCCTATCTCACTAAACCTATCGGGGAGTATTTTAATTATATTTATTCGCGCCAAAGCGACAGTCAGGATTTCTTTCTGTTGCCCGACGAATTAAGGACGGTTTATGCAAACTATGATGACTTGAGCGCTATTTACCTGTCGCTGTCTCAGTTTCCCGAATATTTGGAGTCTACGTTGGCGAATAAACCTGGGGTGATCAAACAAGGTACCCCTACTCTCAGGGAAGACGCTTTTTATATCATGTTGCCGATTCTGCAGGGATCCGCGAACGGCAGCCTATTCATCGGATTTCAGGAGTCGGATTTTGAAGCAAGCTTGGAGAACATGAATTCATTGGACGGGTTATCTGTTTATGTCGTATCGGGAACCTCCAATTTGCTGTATGCCTACCATGATGCTCGCTTGGATCCGTCGAAGGCGGATGAGCAAGAGCAAGTGTTGATTCAACAGTTGCAACGGGATTCCCAATTGCCCAGCAGAGCTTTAAGCGCGGACTATTATGTGGATTCCTATCGGCTTGGAGGCGATTATCGCGTCTTTGTCACACTGGATAAAGCGGCCGTATGGAAGTCGTTCGCGATAGATATGCTGCCATTGGTCATTGGGGCTGTTTTGTTGAATGCCGCCTTACTGGGAGTGCTGTTCCGGACGTTTAAACGTTATTCAGAGCAAGTGGAAACGGTGAATGCGGCGATGGAGCTTGCTGCGGCAGGGAGACTGGATACCCGCATCGATACCCAAAAAACGGAATTTGAACTGCGCAATCTTTCTGAAGGGATCAACAGTATGCTCAACAGCATCGAACAATATGTGGACGACATCTATAAACTGGAAATAAAACAACAGGATGCGCATATGCGGGCGCTGCAAGCCCAAATCAATCCGCATTTCCTCTATAATACATTGGAATATATCCGGATGTATGCCCTGAGCAAGGAACAGGACGAGTTGGCGGATGTAGTGTACGCCTTCTCCACGTTGCTGCGGAACAATATCAGTCCGGCCAAAGTAACCACACTGAAAGAAGAACTGGATTTCTGTGAAAAGTATGTCTACCTTTACCAAATGCGCTATCCAAACCGGATTGCCTATCACTTCACGATCGCAGACGAATTGGCGGATCTGACCATTCCGAAGTTTGTCATTCAACCCATCATTGAGAACTATTTCAAGCACGGAATCGATTTTATGCGAAAAAACAATGTCATCAGCATCAAAGCCTATCAAGCAGATGAATCGATTTGCATTGAAATCAGGGATAATGGCAAAGGGATGAACCCGGAACGACTTGCTGAAATAACGGAGCGGTTGAAGAATCCGCGAGTGGATCTGAATGAATCGATCGGCATGCAGAATGTGAATGAACGGATGCGCGGTTTCTATGGCAACAAGTACGAAATGAAGCTACTCAACAATGATGCGGGAGGGTTAACCGTCCTGCTCTTGATAGAAAAGGAGGATGCCTGTGTATAA
- a CDS encoding substrate-binding domain-containing protein — MDQPLYKKIYLDLERDIALGKYLPGSQLPTEKELSDFYQVSRITSKRALAELEQSGFIYRTRGKGSFVANKQDKAPKKANRILFLLPFLNDLSVGNFTEGLSPIMQDNQIDIMMTTLDYLHQKNADEIIEEFDGLIYYAQNTDSFLDLFAELSLKGFPVILLDKKIYDLPFPVVISDNIGGGYAATKFLIHQGHERIAYLFGEEIHPQSVRQRYLGYIQAIKEAKFSFHTPIDEKRANNQSLLEYVKDQHITALVCENDITAIMSMKLLKEAGYAIPEDISVIGFDDIQAASLVDPPLTTIAQNFKKLGQIAGGHLIQWIEKNERPSDVQIPVNLIERHSTKEISK, encoded by the coding sequence ATGGATCAGCCGCTCTACAAAAAAATCTATCTCGATCTGGAGAGAGACATTGCATTAGGAAAGTACCTTCCCGGTAGTCAGTTGCCTACCGAAAAAGAGCTTTCCGACTTCTATCAGGTCAGTCGCATTACCTCGAAAAGAGCCTTGGCTGAGCTCGAGCAGTCAGGTTTTATTTATCGCACTCGTGGAAAAGGCAGTTTTGTGGCCAACAAGCAAGACAAAGCCCCTAAGAAAGCCAATCGGATCCTGTTTTTGCTGCCTTTTTTGAATGACCTATCGGTTGGTAACTTTACGGAGGGACTATCCCCTATCATGCAGGACAACCAAATCGATATCATGATGACGACATTGGATTACTTGCATCAAAAAAATGCTGATGAAATCATCGAAGAATTTGACGGGCTCATTTACTACGCTCAAAACACTGACAGTTTCCTCGACCTTTTTGCCGAACTATCATTAAAGGGTTTCCCAGTCATTCTATTGGACAAGAAAATCTACGACCTGCCTTTTCCCGTCGTCATCTCAGATAATATCGGCGGTGGTTATGCAGCGACTAAGTTTTTGATTCATCAAGGACATGAACGGATCGCGTACCTGTTTGGTGAAGAAATCCATCCCCAGTCCGTGCGGCAACGCTATTTGGGATATATCCAAGCCATAAAGGAAGCGAAGTTTTCTTTTCATACGCCGATCGATGAAAAAAGAGCCAACAATCAGTCCTTGCTTGAGTACGTAAAAGATCAGCACATTACAGCTCTGGTCTGCGAAAATGATATAACAGCCATCATGTCCATGAAGCTGTTAAAAGAAGCCGGATACGCCATCCCCGAAGATATTTCCGTGATCGGGTTTGATGATATTCAGGCAGCTAGCTTAGTCGATCCGCCTTTGACCACTATCGCTCAAAATTTCAAAAAGTTAGGACAAATCGCTGGAGGGCATTTGATTCAGTGGATCGAAAAAAATGAACGTCCCTCAGATGTACAGATTCCCGTCAATTTAATCGAACGACACTCAACGAAGGAGATTTCTAAATGA